The region TGAACGTCGGTGAGAATTTGCTCAATCATCCACTTGGTCCAGCCGTAAGGGTTGGTTGCGTTCTTCTTGGGACTTCGCTCGGTCAGAGGAAGACTATCTGGGTCTCCGTAGACAGTTGCAGAGCTCGAGAAAATAATTGACTTGCAGCCATGGTTCCTCATGACATCAAGAAGGGTGAGGGTGTTACCCAGGTTGTTTGTGTAGTACTCAATAGGCTTGGTAACAGACTCGCCAACAGCTTTGAAACCTGCAAAATGAATAACAAAATTAATAGGATGCTCGTCAAAGATACGGTTCAGTGCGTCTGCATTATTGACGTCTGCCTTATAGAACGAAAGACGCTTGGCGTTCTCTTCTCCCACAATGGTTTTGATGCGATCAATAACCTTTGCCGAGGCATTGGAGAGGTCATCAACAATTACAGCCTCGTAGCCGGAGTTGAGCAGTTCAACAACGGTATGGCTACCAATAAAGCCCGCACCACCAGTAACAAGTACGCAGCCATTTGATGAGGTAGACGTATCTGACATAACAATCCTTTCAT is a window of Lancefieldella parvula DSM 20469 DNA encoding:
- the galE gene encoding UDP-glucose 4-epimerase GalE produces the protein MSDTSTSSNGCVLVTGGAGFIGSHTVVELLNSGYEAVIVDDLSNASAKVIDRIKTIVGEENAKRLSFYKADVNNADALNRIFDEHPINFVIHFAGFKAVGESVTKPIEYYTNNLGNTLTLLDVMRNHGCKSIIFSSSATVYGDPDSLPLTERSPKKNATNPYGWTKWMIEQILTDVHTADPEWNVVLLRYFNPIGAHQSGLIGEDPAGIPNNLVPYVAQVAVGKREAVHVFGDDYNTPDGTGVRDYIHVCDLGSGHVAALKWMAGRTGVEVFNLGTGTGSSVLDVIKAFSKACGKEIPYVIEPRRAGDVATNYADCQKAAKVLGWKAQYNLADMCRDSWKWQSMNPDGYRG